A window from Toxoplasma gondii ME49 chromosome IX, whole genome shotgun sequence encodes these proteins:
- a CDS encoding hypothetical protein (encoded by transcript TGME49_289130~Predicted trans-membrane domain (TMHMM2.0):75-98) — translation MDSPPVSQCFHAGKPRKREQPGSNARCASTMDLTLCVSGNAPRPARFCAAACVEKPRGSAFLAANTYRGMVRTKAFPAFLLLGSAVVLFAAFCFPSGAQAAVSERFLRGNSRDKKPDGQVEFAAEQVSAAGDSRVSLLDASLKSSVSPQSALPALQHSPAAGPSQPVSPPPPPVFDAATSSSAGVRASSPDYFLPQTSSAVLPPSAILPPSATAEVQSSATAGKSRREDQSETTQIQASAAGVSAEAEGVSALRPETPELLRGSSTPDAAISPSPAASSGPHPSLPHASSALSTADLEFLEATASNKGRTPPVVTSRRPFYPSLLPGANIASVALEKGLSFPSPERKRGSSLPEDHFVHAGPLPKLVSVEETRRAERLLKFQEDERARKGLETLQALLAQPVQTQTVPLLPLKVLNVKEEAVTLEPCECSDCADEAKTKRKDGELGPPCECKDCRRKAEEEARRRAAEKAAEEEANGTPEETVEGTADNTEANETTTSTPSTPLSADAQLLLKGAELRTADARLACPVDVTRFGILLGAASLLVPLF, via the coding sequence ATGGACAGTCCGCCCGTTTCGCAGTGCTTCCACGCCGGGAAACCCAGAAAACGCGAGCAGCCAGGGAGCAACGCCCGCTGCGCCAGCACGATGGATCTCACGCTTTGTGTATCGGGCAATGCTCCACGACCTGCACGATTTTGCGCAGCGGCCTGCGTAGAGAAACCACGCGGTTCGGCTTTTCTCGCGGCTAACACGTACCGCGGGATGGTCAGAACGAAGGCATttcctgcctttctcctcctaGGTTCCGCTGTGGTTCTTttcgctgccttctgcttccccaGCGGCGCTCAGGCTGCCGTCTCGGAGCGATTCCTCCGAGGCAACAGCCGGGACAAGAAACCGGACGGTCAGGTGGAATTTGCAGCGGAGCAAGTCTCAGCAGCCGGGGATTCGCGGGTCTCTCTTCTGGACGCTTCGCTCAaatcctctgtttctccccagTCGGCTCTTCCCGCTCTCCAGCATTCACCTGCAGCCGGCCCCTCTcagcctgtctctccgccgcCACCCCCGGTCTTCGACGCAGCAACGTCGTCCTCGGCGGGAGTTAGGGCAAGTTCCCCCGATTATTTCCTCCCCCAAACTTCGTCTGCTGTTCTTCCCCCCTCAGCCATTCTTCCCCCCTCAGCCACCGCAGAGGTTCAGTCTTCCGCCACCGCTGGAAAGTCCAGGCGCGAAGACCAGTCCGAAACCACACAAATCCAGGCCTCGGCcgccggcgtctctgctgaAGCCGAGGGCGTCTCTGCCCTACGCCCAGAGACACCAGAATTGCTCAGAGGCTCCTCCACTCCCGACGCGGCAatctcgccgtctccggcAGCTTCGTCTGGACCTCATCCCTCGCTTCCGCATGCCTCGTCGGCGCTCTCCACGGCAGACTTGGAGTTCCTGGAAGCAACTGCCTCGAATAAAGGCCGAACGCCGCCGGTGGTGACGTCGCGCAGACCGTTCTatccgtcgcttctccccgGAGCAAACATCGCGAGTGTGGCACTCGAGAAAGGCCTCAGCTTTCCGAGCccagagcgaaagagagggagtTCTCTCCCGGAGGACCATTTCGTTCACGCAGGTCCGCTGCCGAAGCTCGTGAGCGTtgaggagacgagacgcgcGGAACGTTTGCTGAAGTttcaagaagacgaaagggcCAGGAAAGGCCTCGAGACGCTCCAAGCGCTTCTCGCACAGCCTGTGCAGACGCAGACTGTGCCGCTGCTTCCACTCAAAGTTCTGAACGTGAAGGAGGAGGCAGTTACCTTGGAACCCTGTGAATGCTCAGACTGCGCGGACgaggcgaaaacgaagagaaaggacggCGAGCTCGGTCCGCCCTGCGAGTGCAAGGACTGCCGGcggaaggcggaggaggaggcgagacggagagcggcagagaaggcagcggaggaagaggcgaacggAACAcccgaggagacagttgagGGGACAGCCGACAACACAGAGGCGAACGAGACTACCACTTCTACGCCTTCAACGCCTTTGAGTGCAGACGCACAGTTGCTTCTCAAGGGCGCAGAACTCAGGACGGCGGACGCGCGACTCGCTTGCCCGGTCGACGTCACACGCTTCGGCATCTTGCTGGGTGCCGCATCCCTCTTGGTTCCGTTGTTCTGA
- a CDS encoding ribosomal protein l22/l43, putative (encoded by transcript TGME49_289140), with the protein MASRGGTLWHLKEVVIQYSASGNSSQGLRFFFRHLLHRWKQRNPQVQVHTVENKYEAPKATFKYLGERTDSRCETPLKDLSPGQIEQILDLHRNSKGDNRFLKHGGPRTWTERRSIQGLWRPSLPSQLIALKWFRRKRPPMRLPKYSPLSLSLSIQAIRGHGRWGSEREFPRGWDQLHLKDILGSPLRSEEPAEKEGGEAREA; encoded by the exons ATGGCTTCTCGCGGGGGGACCCTCTGGCACCTGAAAGAGGTAGTCATTCAGTACAGCGCATCTGGAAACTCGAGTCAgggtctgcgtttcttcttccgacaTCTGCTCCATCGCTGGAAGCAACGGAATCCGCAA GTTCAGGTACACACAGTCGAGAATAAATACGAGGCGCCGAAAGCAACTTTCAAGTACCTCGGAGAACGAACTGACAGCCGGTGCGAGACGCCGTTGAAGGATTTGTCGCCTGGACAGATCGAGCAAATACTCGATCTTCACCGAAAcagcaaaggagacaacCGCTTTCTCAAGCACGGCGGACCCCGGACAtggacagaaagaagaagcattCAG GGTTTGTGGCGACCGAGTTTGCCATCGCAGCTCATTGCGCTCAAGTGGTTTCGGCGGAAGCGCCCGCCGATGCGTCTTCCGAAAtactctcctctttcgctgtctctgtccatCCAAGCGATTCGCGGACATGGGCGCTGGGGCTCGGAGCGCGAATTTCCTCGAGGCTGGGACCAGCTGCATTTGAAGGACATTCTGGGCAGTCCGCTGAGGTCGGAGGAACCGGCTGAGAAAGAAGGTGGCGAGGCACGGGAGGCGTAG
- a CDS encoding hypothetical protein (encoded by transcript TGME49_289150~Predicted trans-membrane domain (TMHMM2.0):219-242) has translation MKTRSATPSLHATSCRRRAVCHLPCCHVGSDCSVLIGSSRLSCLSSASTVASITQPSLVVVPLPQSRPPSGSVGFALHALETSVPQDSDSRMSRRSSPLSEAACPRERRRLRDPELESLSTCDEEHRNSLVWEMGVPGPSRPTSAQKPRRKSASAALTSLLASTDPRDHVYGTCPGGRSAVNAAVREFGRIEDARQAAYEASCLEDYGGKREETQRTRLSWLSSTLAFLGLACLYLTWLLDVQTETMLPVLGSIGQVLSMPSFVFHALLRLQRSLASQIAFTASDSPAGDGPAAHLFPHAAGEENDREISRHFAFLPEGSLSATSDQARETEPQENHMREQIVLKPWMPLIRQLDDWMETEFAEGAGEKEPGENPANPEAFLFRPRLQRGFQKDDFQRDHLSAESQAASSGSREEGKRERKTDRREAIQEAWKAFADLQRSCAIPYHDGAFLIPEETPQNDPLLQLPREMLLSSRDASAALRKRCRVPLDLSSSASSSSESRACSPNELLGLLLVREKQLQRELVRDTFLRVPQEDENLDEMRRRLPPLPFCLVKPTKNAFFFDKAHWEALELLSLLQKKPLDLFLAELTHAARETGVFGGDSEDSSGHRGRSSEDSDIRDAASILYSKGLWDLDDHVAVAPAGFELKGHFNRYSWNSDEATMHEAKEKSFSWKARGDLPSGSQILVNQGQLSNLHTLHRFGIVEESNSWGPVFLFRRIHDEDFEISPPFASFRHARGVAVPGELLFAHTPENMRKLPSWMLRKRVVPRDGTMCFHPEYRANPNAHYSCPPVANAGEATEEGNAEELPELDRPSAQESQTSTGQAGMVCEPSVFFNRTFGFGSLVLHRRGPIGGFDRVSYQCLRELVSSSLVASSREKPPPDGEAVEVEELEDTEGVSLATKEALTASLLKEACFLQLENTQQAVSLLKERQRQEEKAKEESREKGMALGRKAGEQNDSETQVTEMMLQAAKGDEELLQRCVQYFTALERRATVWERASAQF, from the exons ATGAAAACGCGCAGTGCGacgccgtctctgcatgccaCTAGCTGTCGTCGTCGAGCTGTCTGTCACCTGCCTTGCTGTCACGTGGGTTCCGACTGCTCTGTCCTCATCGGCTCCTCGCGACTCTCGTGCTTATCATCCGCTTCAACGGTTGCTTCCATCACTCAGCCCTCTCTAGTTGTCGTTCCTTTGCCGCAGTCCCGTCCTCCCTCTGGCTCCGTCGGTTTCGCGCTTCACGCCCTCGAGACTTCTGTACCTCAGGACTCCGACTCGAGGATGTCTCGGAGGTCCTCGCCCCTCTCGGAGGCTGCGTGTCCacgggagaggcgcagacTGCGCGACCCGGagctcgagtctctctcaaCTTGCGACGAGGAGCATCGGAATTCCCTGGTATGGGAGATGGGAGTGCCAGGGCCTTCGCGTCCCACCTCTGcccagaagccgagaaggaagTCCGCGTCTGCGGCACTGACGTCCCTCCTGGCGAGCACAGATCCTCGCGATCATGTCTATGGAACTTGTCCTGGAGGTCGAAGTGCAGTCAATGCAGCTGTGCGCGAGTTCGGGAGAATCGAAGATGCACGCCAGGCGGCCTACGAGGCGTCCTGTCTTGAGGACTACGgtgggaagagagaagagacacaacgaACAAGACTCTCCTGGCTTTCTTCCAcgctcgccttcctcggccTGGCCTGCCTTTACCTCACGTGGCTCCTCGACGTTCAGACAGAAACGATGCTGCCCGTTCTCGGTTCGATAGGCCAGGTGCTCTCGATGCCTTCATTCGTTTTCCACGCCTTGCTGCGCCTCCAGAGAAGCCTCGCTTCCCAGATTGCTTTCACCGCGAGCGACTCGCCAGCTGGAGACGGCCCAGCCGCGCATCTATTCCCTCACGCTGCAGGTGAAGAGAATGACAGAGAGATCAGCCGACACTTTGCATTCCTTCCTGAAGGGTCTCTCAGTGCCACGAGCGACCAGgccagagagacggaaccGCAGGAAAACCACATGAGGGAACAGATTGTTTTAAAGCCATGGATGCCTCTCATTCGACAACTGGACGACTGGATGGAAACGGAATTTGCAGaaggcgcgggagagaaggaacctGGAGAAAATCCGGCCAACCCAGAAgcctttctgtttcgtccGCGTCTCCAACGGGGGTTCCAAAAGGATGACTTTCAAAGGGATCACCTCTCTGCGGAGTCTCAGGCTGCGTCGTCGGGATCtagagaggaaggcaagcGAGAGCGGAAAACTGACAGAAGGGAAGCAATCCAAGAAGCCTGGAAGGCCTTTGCGGACCTACAGCGCTCTTGCGCGATTCCCTACCACGACGGTGCTTTCCTGATACCAGAAGAGACCCCACAAAACGACCCGCTTCTTCAACTGCCTCGAGaaatgcttctctcttctcgcgacGCCTCCGCGGCCCTCCGAAAGCGCTGCAGAGTTCCCCTTGATCTCTCGTCGTCGGCTTCGTCGAGTTCCGAAAGTCGCGCTTGCTCGCCGAATGAGCTCTTGGGGCTTCTCCTCGTGCGCGAGAAGCAACTGCAGCGAGAGTTGGTTCGAGACACGTTTTTGCGTGTCCCCCAAGAGGACGAAAACTTGGACGAGATGCGGCGAAGGCTGCCACCTTTGCCGTTCTGCCTCGTGAAGCCCACGAAGAACGCCTTTTTTTTCGACAAAGCCCACTGGGAAGCTCTCGagctcctctccctccttcaaAAGAAACCTCTGGATCTCTTCCTGGCCGAActcacgcatgcagcacGGGAGACCGGCGTCTTTGGCGGAGACTCTGAAGACAGCTCGGgccacagagggagaagtaGCGAAGACTCGGACATCCGCGACGCGGCCAGCATTCTCTACAGCAAAGGTCTCTGGGACCTCGATGACCATGTCGCTGTCGCGCCCGCGGGGTTCGAACTCAAAGGTCACTTCAATCGATACTCATG gaACTCTGATGAAGCGACGATGCACGAGGCAAAGGAAAAAAGTTTTTCGTGGAAGGCGCGTGGAGACTTGCCTTCCGGCTCTCAG ATCCTCGTCAACCAAGGCCAGCTCAGCAACTTGCACACTCTGCATCGCTTCGGCATCGTCGAAGAATCGAATTCTTGGGGACCTGTGTTCCTCTTCAGAAGAATTCACGACGAAGATTTCGAGATTTCCCCGCCATTTGCTTCTTTCAGACACG ctcgAGGTGTCGCTGTTCCGGGAGAGCTGCTCTTCGCTCATACGCCAGAGAACATGCGGAAACTCCCTTCCTGGATGCTGAGAAAGCGTGTCGTCCCCAGGGACGGGACTATGTGCTTCCACCCCGAATATAGGGCGAATCCGAACGCGCACTATAGCTGTCCTCCTGTAGCGAATGCGGGCGAAGcaactgaagaaggaaatgcagAGGAACTACCCGAACTGGACCGACCCTCGGCTCAAGAG TCTCAGACGTCGACGGGTCAGGCGGGGATGGTCTGCGAGCCTTCAGTTTTTTTCAACCGAACGTTCGGATTCGGTTCTCTCGTGCTGCACCGACGCGGACCTATCGGGGGCTTCGACAGAGTCTCCTACCAGTGCCTCCGAGAGCtggtgtcttcttctctcgtcgcgAGTTCACGCGAGAAACCGCCACCAGATGGAGAAGCAGTCGAGGTGGAGGAGCTCGAAGACACGGAAGGCGTCTCGCTcgcgacgaaggaggcaTTGACGGCCAGCCTCCTGAAAGAGGCGTGCTTCCTGCAACTCGAGAATACGCAGCAGGCGGTTTCGCTGCtcaaggagagacagagacaggaggagaaagcgaaggaggaaagcagagaaaagggcaTGGCCCTGGGCAGAAAGGCGGGAGAGCAGAACGACAGTGAAACGCAGGTGACGGAGATGATGCTCCAGGCTGCCAAGGGCGACGAAGAACTTTTGCAGAGATGTGTTCAGTATTTCACggctctggagagaagagcaaccGTTTGGGAGCGAGCGAGTGCGCAGTTTTGA
- a CDS encoding hypothetical protein (encoded by transcript TGME49_289160), translating to MGKYEEREGDDMKTGSAKVGKTRGPVTLAVKTAIGAVRMRCLYTRSTGASQDTRSTALGPQEQTSAKKRIYRKVSERVC from the coding sequence ATGGGCAAATATGAAGAGCGGGAAGGAGACGATATGAAGACAGGATCCGCGAAGGTCGGAAAAACTCGCGGGCCAGTGACTCTTGCAGTCAAGACGGCTATCGGCGCTGTGCGCATgcgctgtctgtacactcggTCTACTGGCGCAAGTCAAGACACGCGTAGCACCGCACTGGGGCCGCAAGAGCAAACATCAGCGAAAAAGCGAATTTACAGGAAAGTAAGCGAGCGAGTGTGTTGA
- a CDS encoding adenylate and guanylate cyclase catalytic domain-containing protein (encoded by transcript TGME49_289170~Predicted trans-membrane domain (TMHMM2.0):67-85:99-122:468-488) produces MEKDTGKGAKRRLHKGSPGGGEGRKKKAGDADTRVPTVRTPEEKHRRQCVCPKIPPRVRLVCCRVLDNRVVEVTLMLLTFYALFGDDVRRLATSRTADPVFDAFTSVALLAFGLEIVLSAIGKKDYLFHLFFYLDVVSLLSLVLDLSSVDEAMHVWAEEGSSATEGDVSQAALAGKAGSKVARMLRLIRLVRLIRVAKLYKNIGFSSAPQQDDEFREFDSFLEPEAIDLDDLKEAPAASKRGETSENAAEEFQSEVGKKLTEKTTRKIVFVVLALTLIIPVLSEETIVTKFASEKSGLELVAEYATAARRGERQESWLRVYTHATLFYMNYHRRGGIGDSGGNSSHLAFFQLALPLYQTTMLDGRIYQDIPCTGFASCANSLVLPPEAAARLYLPEAVSKGALIVDDLDSVDDLRLSEREVYTAYFCNAASADSAVGGSPKATDCDLDKVTQIRAVFDRRSASKIEAGLSILRTFIVCFLLIVGAVLVTRDENKLVLVPIERMMGKMKEIQNNPLAAANMSDDAPLDGTSKKLHDAHRRALEEEEASSPFRVLQAIFSDKGKGGAESMETAMLEKTIIKIGGLLALGFGEAGAEIIAKNMKNADGGLNAMLDGKKLQAVFGFCDIRNFTDATEILKEKVMVFVNQIAEIVHGTVDQYSGCANKNIGDAFLLVWKFPEVEREGGVKEQLMDTATTNRLADMALVSFVKIIAEINKSQVLAEYRDIPELIERLGTGWKVKMGFGLHVGWAIEGAIGSEYKIDASYLSPNVNMASRLEAATKQYGVYILISNELYDIMSPQAQLNCRQIDRATVKGSQVPLGLYTVDLDPGRLSVVRHPLGTGGGAQNKSRLRQQRTLQKQKLWSSRTSISALFETDPDIVTMREHLTKEFLTTFRRGFCHYQAGEWHRAREIFVKTQFMLGVEDVPSSVLLSFMAGHGFVAPADWMGFRELVEK; encoded by the exons ATGGAGAAAGATACGGGCAAGGGTGCGAAGAGGCGCCTCCATAAAGGCTCGCCTggtggaggcgaaggccgcaagaagaaggcgggcGACGCAGACACGAGAGTGCCgactgtacgtacacccgaagagaagcacaggCGCCAGTGTGTGTGCCCGAAAATTCCTCCGCGAGTGCGCCTGGTGTGTTGTCGTGTTTTAGACAACAGAGTTGTGGAAGTGACCCTCATGCTTTTGACTTTTTACGCGTTGTTTGGCGACGACGTTCGCCGCCTCGCGACCTCCCGGACCGCAGACCCGGTTTTTGACGCCTTCACGAGCGTTGCGCTCCTCGCGTTTGGTCTCGAAATCGTCCTCAGCGCCATCGGCAAGAAAGACTACTTGTTCCATCTGTTCTTCTACCTCGACGtcgtctcgctgctctccctcgtcctcgacctctcctccgtcgaTGAGGCAATGCATGTGtgggcagaagaaggaagctcagcgacagaaggcgacgtgAGTCAGGCGGCGCTCGCGGGGAAAGCGGGCTCCAAGGTGGCGCGCATGCTCCGCCTCATTCGCCTCGTGCGCCTGATTCGCGTGGCGAAACTCTACAAGAACATCGGCTTTTCCAGCGCGCCGCAGCAAGACGACGAGTTCAGAGAGTTCGACAGCTTCTTAGAGCCGGAGGCCATCGACCTCGACGACCTCAAGGAGGCGCCGGCCGCGAGCAAGCGCGGGGAGACCAGCGAGAACGCGGCCGAGGAGTTCCAGTCCGAAGTCGGGAAGAAATTAACCGAAAAAACGACGCGGAAAATCGTCTTTGTCGTCCTCGCTCTCACCCTTATCATCCCCGTCCTCTCAGAAGAAACCATCGTCACCAAGTTCGCCTCGGAAAAAAGCGGACTCGAACTCGTTGCCGAATACGCCACAG CTGcgcggcgaggcgagagacaggagtcCTGGCTGCGAGTGTACACGCACGCAACTTTGTTTTACATGAATTACCACCGAAGAGGGGGGATCGGCGACAGCGGGGGCAACAGCAGTCACTTGGCGTTCTTTCAACTCGCTCTGCCCCTGTATCAAACGACCATGCTCGACGGGCGAATATACCAAGATATTCCTTGCACAGGCTTCGCCTCTTGCGCAAACAGTCTTGTGCTTCctccagaagcagctgctcgtCTGTACCTGCCAGAAGCGGTGTCCAAAGGCGCCTTGATTGTCGATGACCTCGACAGTGTGGACGACCTCAGACTTTCAGAAAGGGAAGTCTACACTGCTTACTTCTGCAATGCCGCCAGCGCGGAC AGTGCGGTGGGGGGCAGcccgaaggcgacagactGCGACCTGGACAAGGTGACGCAGATTCGCGCGGTGTTTGACCGCCGGTCGGCATCGAAGATCGAGGCCGGACTGAGCATTCTGCGGACGTTCATTGTGTGCTTCCTGTTGATTGTTGGGGCGGTCTTGGTGACCCGAGACGAGAACAAGCTGGTGCTCGTCCCGATCGAGCGCATGATGGGCAAGATGAAGGAGATTCAGAACAATCCCCTCGCGGCGGCGAACATGTCGGACGACGCGCCGCTCGACGGGACCTCGAAGAAGCTCCACGACGCGCACAGGCGCGCGctggaagaggaggaggcgtctTCGCCGTTCAGGGTGCTCCAAGCCATTTTCTCCGACAAGGGGAAGGGCGGAGCCGAGTCGATGGAGACGGCGATGCTGGAGAAGACAATCATCAAGATTGGTGGGTTGCTCGCTCTCGGCTTCGGCGAGGCTGGCGCAGAGATCATCGCGAAGAACATGAAGAACGCCGACGGGGGCCTGAACGCGATGTTGGACGGGAAGAAGCTGCAGGCCGTCTTCGGCTTCTGCGACATCCGCAACTTCACAGACGCGACGGAGATCTTGAAGGAGAAAGTCATGGTGTTTGTAAACCAGATCGCGGAGATCGTCCACGGAACGGTCGACCAATACTCAGGGTGCGCGAACAAGAACATTGGAGACGcatttctcctcgtctggaAATTCCCCGAAGtcgagcgagaaggcggcgtCAAGGAACAACTCATGGACACGGCGACCACGAACCGCCTCGCGGACATGGCGCTTGTTTCCTTCGTCAAAATCATCGCCGAAATCAACAAGTCGCAAGTTCTCGCGGAGTACAGAGACATCCCAGAACTGATCGAGAGACTGGGCACCGGGTGGAAAGTCAAGATGGGCTTCGGCCTCCACGTCGGCTGGGCGATCGAGGGCGCAATTGGATCTGAATACAAAATCGATGCCTCCTACCTCTCCCCAAATGTCAACATGGCGTCTCGACTCGAAGCAGCCACTAAACAGTATGGCGTCTACATCCTCATCTCGAACGAGCTGTACGATATCATGTCCCCTCAG GCTCAGTTGAACTGTCGACAGATCGATAGAGCAACGGTAAAGGGATCGCAGGTTCCCTTGGGTCTGTACACAGTGGATTTAGATCCAGGGCGCTTGTCGGTCGTGCGGCACCCTCTCGGGACAGGTGGAGGAGCTCAGAATAAGTCTCGTCTGCGACAGCAGAGGactctgcagaagcagaaactgTGGTCTTCGCGTACGTCTATCTCTGCGTTGTTTGAGACAGACCCGGACATCGTGACAATGAGGGAGCACTTGACGAAGGAATTCCTCACGACCTTTCGACGGGGG